The genomic DNA ATGTTCAAGATCCACTACCATTCTCAGCACTTCGAATGCATAGGCATTTCCTGAAACAGCTATATCATCGATTAATTTATGCACGAGTGGGATGTCACACGGAGCTATGAGCTCATCTGCATCAAGCCATAAAATCCACTTAGGTTTGTATTTCGCACTTGCGTTTAGCAATTTTTGGCGGTTATATGAATCATCCCGCCCAGCGTAACTATCTCGTTTTGGATGAGATATAACCTCCAGAACAAGTGGCTCTTCATTCAATAACTTGATTGTCCCATCTATACTTCCATCATCTAATGCAATGATTCCATTAGTGAATTGCCTGACATTTTCAAAGTAAGAAAGTAAATGTTGTTCACCATTACGAACTGGAAGTAAACAAAGGACATTTGGGTTCGATTTGTTAAGGGATATTTTAATATAGCACCTAATGATTTCCATTTTCGAATTATAATGCATATTATAGAGAAATATCTAGTTGGGAGTTCCTATCAATTTAATGCTGATGTTTTAATTTCCTTTTAAGTATATCGTTTCAAAAGATTGATGCTATTTCTCACGAAATCAATCCATCTCTGCACAATTAAATCAACAATAGTTATTTAACCAGTTGGTAGACTAACACCCACTTCCGTTTTTCGCTCAGGCTGTGTGAAAACTCTGACCAAAAATGAAGTTCGTGAGGCTATACAAAATCTGAAACCGAACGACTGGTTAGCAGAGTCGAATTTTACGTAGGGACGCAGTTTTCAGTTCTGTTTTTGGCCACTGATGCGAACAAAAATGTTTTCACACAGCCTGTGCTCATAGCCGACCTCGCGGCGCTTCTGGCGGTCAGCTCCGTGCCAGGAGCGGAAGTTGAGACTAATGCCCGGTGGCAAGTACACACACCGGGCATTAGATTATTTTTGAACTGATTTGTAATGTGCTTCCAACTTATCCAGGAAGCCAAAAAGTACTTGGTTCATTTCGCTATAATCGTGCGTCCGGAGTTGTTCAGGAGTGTTAACAAAACGGTATTTTGCAGCACAGCTCAGGTCTTTTTCAGAATGAGCGATTAGCAGTTCAACAACTTCCAGGGTTAGCTCCATGTGGCACTGGAAACCAAAGACGCGGTCTGAATAAGAAACGATCTGGCGCGGACAGCCTTCGCTAAAAGCGATAATTTTTGCTTCCGGGGTCAGACCTGGCATGTCGTTATGCCAGTGACCCACTTCAAGTATTTTCGTAAAGTGAGAGAACATTTCATCCTTGCAGCCATCTTCAGTCAGTGTAATCGGGAACTTACCAATTTCTTTTTCAGGGCTGTGAGCGAACGGCGCGTCCAGCGCTTCACCGATTAGCTGTGAGCCGAGGCAAATACCGATCACGGCTTTACCTGTTTGAACCGCAGAAGCAATTAACGCTTGTTCACCTTTGGAATTAAAGTGCGGGCATTCTTCCAGAGTAGTGACTGGATCTTGCGGACCGCCCATAACGATCAGGAAATCGATGTCTTCGGTGCCTGCTGGCAGCTCATCGCCTGCATAAACACGTGAGTAAGTCACATCATGACCTCGATTTGTTGCCCAGGTCTCATAAGCCCCTGGTGCTTCAAAACTTTCATGTACGATAAAGTGTACTCGCATTAGGATATGCTCCTGTAATAACTATGAAAATCAGAATTAGGAATAGCTCACCCATCCAGTAGGGCTATACTCCGGGTGGTTCCAACTTCGATATGATAATTGCAGGAGCTAAATCTGAAATGCCAGGTAGTATAGATAAAGCGCCAAGACATGATGAAGAAACAGGCTGGTCAAGCACAGCGATAAGCTATCAACGTGGAGAGGCAGACCCTCCCCATCATCATGTTGAGGGGCAGTTACTATTTGCATCCAGAGGGGTGATGCTGGTTGAAACAGAGGGTGACCGCTGGGTTATCCCTCCTCAGCGTGCATTATGGCTACCGCCTCTTCACATCCATAGTTACAACCTGCTTTCACAAACAGACCTACGGGCTGTTTATTTCAGTAGCAGCCTTATCGCTGAATGTACAAACTTTACGAAGAGTAACCAGGTGCATGTCATTACTGCTACGGCATTGGTGAAAGAGCTGATAGCAGGGCTTTTCAGTGAGGATTACCACAGACCGAGTCAACGGAAAATGGCTCTGTTGCTTCTGGAAATCCTCAGCGAGGCTCCACCTTTAACTACGGAGCTTCCAATGCCGCATGATGAGCGGTTATTCAGTGCGGCCAGAGAGTTGCTGGTTAATCAGCGCTGGGAAGCATCGTTGAGCGAGCTTGCTTTTATAGCAGCCATGTCTGAACGTACATTTTCTCGATTGTTCATTAAGGATACTGGCTTCAGTTATAGAACGTGGAAGCAGAGAGCCAGAATTTGTGCTTCGTTAGATCTTCTCGCGAATGGTATCCCAATCAAACAGGTTGCTTACCAGCTGGGTTTCTCATGCCCCGCATCATTTACAGCCGCTTTTCGGTTCATTCTGGGCTCAACACCGCGCGATTTTTTGCCTTAATCTTTTCAATGTCCGCACCTCGCTCACAGCGGACCTTCAGCTCACTTAGCGTGCCTTAACTAAACTTATTGCCCGGCCCTCAGTATTCGACACAACGCCCAGTGAGCCATGTCGATTTGTTGACCCTGACCCCCGTGTGATGCCTCATCTTCCTTAGCTGAAATTACGCATTGATTTACCATAAATTAGCTAAGGATGATTCGTTATAAGCCATGCATTTTCATTGTTAGACAGGGCGAGGTGCGGCTCTTATCGTTCGTCATGATTTGTAAATTTCACGCAATCATTTGATGAGGTAGCGATTTTGTCCAGCGTACTGACCCGCCTAAAAACAAAACCCACACGCTTTACCCTTGCCCTCAAAATTGCCCTTCTTAGCAGCATGGTGGCTTTCTCTTCTGCATCGTTTGCCGAGGCAGTCTTAAAAGAAGGGATTACGCCAGCGACAGACGCCAGCCAGATCCCGGCGGCGGCAAAGCTGCGTAAAGACACGGTAGTGGCGGGTATCTCTGAACCGCAGGGGATTTTTAACCCCTATTTCTTCGTGAACGGTTGGGATGAAAACGTCACCAACGTGATTTTCTCACGCCTGATCGACTGGGACAGCCACGGCAATCTGGTGCCCGGCCTGGCGGAAAGCTGGAAGGTCAGTCCGGACAACAAGGTCTATACCATTAAGCTACGCCCGAATCTGACCTTCAGCGACGGCTCGCCGCTGACCGCCGAAGACGTGGTGTTTACCCTGACCGTGCTGTATGACCCGAAATATGATGGTGATACCGACATCACCCTCGCCAACATTGTGGGCGGCGCGGAATATAAAGCCGGGACAGCCGACAGCGTCAGCGGCCTGAAAGCGATCGACCCGCTGACCGTGCAGGTCACCACCACGCAGCCTGGCGCGACAACCCTGGCGAAAATCGGCGGCCCGATACTGTCGAAAGCGTATTACGGGAAAGAGTATCAGCGCGGCAACCTCGATTATCTGCGCACATTGCACGGCAAACCGCTGGGTAACGGGCCGTATGTCTATGAAAAATACATTCCAGGCCAGGAGATTCGTTTCCACGCCAACACTCATTTCTACCGGGGTACGCCGCCGACGCCGCGCTTTATCTACCGCGTAACCAACCCATCCACCAACTTCCAGTTGTTCCAGACCGGCGAAACCGATTATGACGCGTTTACTTCGCGGCCGGATGATATTGAACAACTGAAACTGCTGGGCTTTGCCAATATCAACCTGTACGGCTCCAGCGACTACAGCAAAGTAGAATTCAACGTGCATCGCCCGGCGTTGCAGGACGTGAAAGTCCGCCAGGCGCTGATTTATGGCCTTGACCGCCAGAAGCTGATTGATGTGGTTTATCAGGGTTACGGCAAAGTGGCGATTGAACCGATTGCCCCGATTTCATGGGCGTATAACACCGACGGTGTGAATCCATACAAATTCGACCCGGCGCAGGCGAAGAAACTGCTTGATGAGGCAGGCTGGAAAACGGGGCCGGATGGCATCCGGGTGAAGGAGGGTAAACGTCTGGAGCTGACGCTGCTGGTGAGCAAGAAAGTGCTGAACGATGCGCTGATCCCTATCGCCAAAGAGAACTGGCAGCAGATTGGCGTGCTGCTGAAACCGCAGGTGGTGGATTTCAACGCCCTGATGGCTCAGCGTAAAGCAGGCAACTATGATCTGGCCTCTTTCAGCACCAGCACGCTCAACGATCCGCATGATGGCGTATGGGACTACTACAGCACGGAAGCGAAAGAGTCCGGCTATAACAATCCGCAGGTTGATAAGCTGATCAACGAAGGCAATGCGGTGCTGGATGTGGAAAAACGCAAACCGATTTATCACCAGCTGTATAAAGTGCTGGCGGACGATCCACCGGCGATTCTGCTGGGTAACCGAGCGATTTTGTCGGCCAGCAGCGCGCGCGTCACCGGCTTTAAGCCAGATATCTACAACGGCCTGACCGGTAGTCTGCCGGATGTGAAAGTCGTCAAGTAACACCCACAACTGCCGGGAAGCCCCGGCAGTTGTCATGAGAAAGCTATGCGAAATTTTATCCTCAGGCGACTGCTGCAAACTCTGCCAATGCTGCTGCTCGCATCACTGATTATTTTTATGCTGTTCGCGAAAACGCCGGGCGACTTTATTGACGGTAACATTACCCTCACGGTCGCCCGCGCCGCCGAATTGAAAGCTATCTATGGACTCGATCAACCGCTCTTCACCCGCTATCTGCACTGGCTTGGCCAGCTGCTGCGCGGCGATTTGGGGTTCTCGCTGCAATACCAAATCCCGGTGAGCCAGCTACTTAACCAGTACATCTGGAACTCGTTCCTGCTGGCAAGCGTTGCGCTGGTGTTTTACTGGGGCATTGGTCTGGCGGTGGGCATTGCTTCGGCGCTGAAACCCAATTCGCTGTTCGATCATCTGGTGAGCGTGGCGGTGTTCGCCGCCATGTCTTTCCCGACCTTCTTCCTCTGCCTGTTGCTGATTAAGTGGTTCGCGGTCGATCTGCACTGGTTGCCAGTAGGCGGCATGACCAACACCGGCAGCGATGATAGCGGCTGGGCGTGGGTTATGCAGGTTGCGGCGCATCTGGTGTTGCCGGTCATGGCGCTGGTGATGTTGCAGGCGGGTAGCCTGACTCGCTACTTCCGTGCCAGTATGCTGGACGTGGTGAAGATGGATTTTATCCGCACCGCGCGCGCTAAAGGGCTGCGCGAACGTACCGTGATCTTCAAACACGCGCTGCGTAATGCGCTGCTGCCGATCATCACCTTGCTCGGTTTTGAGCTGCCTGGGCTATTTTCCGGCGCGATCATCACTGAAAAGGTGTTTAACTGGCCGGGCGCGGGGCATATTCATATTGATTCGCTGGCCGCCCGAGATTATCCGGTGCTGATGGGGTTTACCCTGTTTCTGGCGGTATTAACCATTATTGGCAACCTGATTGCCGATGTGCTGTACGCGTGGGCCGACCCGCGCATTCGCGTGAGGTCGTGATGTTAGGCTCCCTTTTCTCAACGAATCGCCGTCTGCGCAAGGCGGAAATCCCGGCGCTGGCGCAGGCCACGCCGTCTCCGTGGCGCCAGGCGTGGAAAGCGCTGCGCCACAATCATCTGGCGATGCTGTGTCTGGTTCTGCTGGGGGTCATGACCCTCTGGTGCGTACTCGGGCCGCTGTGGTCGCCGTGGAAAGATGATGTCACGGATGCACTGATGATCAACAAACCGCCGGGCGCAGCGCACTGGCTGGGTACCGATTTTCTTGGCCGCGATATTTATACCCGCTTGCTGCTGGCCGGGCGTATCTCGCTGATTATTGGTCTTCTGACCATGCTGCTTTCGGTGGCGCTGGGCTACCTGTTGGGCGCGGTATCCGGTTATGTCGGCGGCTGGACGGACAAACTGATTATGCGCCTCGCGGATCTGGTGATGACGATTCCCAGCCTGCCGCTGCTGATTGTCGCCGGAGCGATGTTGTCAGAGCTCGATTTCTCGTCCGATTCACGCATCTACATGGTGGTGGTCATGCTCAGTCTGCTGGAGTGGCCGAAGTTGGCGCGGCTGGTGCGCGGGCAAATTCTCTCGCTGCGCGAACGCGATTTTATGCTGGCGACGCAGGTGTTGGGCCTCTCTTCGCGCCGACGCCTGTTCGGTCATCTGTTGCCGAACACCATTCCCATTCTGGTGGTGATGGCGACGATGGCGGTGGCCAACGCCATTCTGATGGAGTCTGCGCTCAGCTACCTCGGCCTTGGCGTCGTACCGCCAACGCCCTCATGGGGCAACATGATGGACGCGGCCAATAGCCTGATTGACTTTCAGCGTCGTCCGTGGCTATGGATGCCGCCGGGTATCGCCATTTTTCTGACCGTCATCGCCATTAACGTGCTAGGTGATGGCCTGCGCGATGCGTTGGATCCAAAGATGAAACGGAGTCTGAAATGAGCGAACCGCTAATGACCTTTAACAACGTATCCATCTCCTTCGCCAGCGAGCAGGGGCGTGTGCGCGCGGTACAGGATGTCTCCTTTGCCATTCAGGCTGGGCAAACCATCGGCGTGGTGGGGGAATCTGGCTGCGGCAAAAGCGTTACCGCCATGTCGCTGATGGGGCTGTTACCGCCGCAGGTTGCGCGGATCGACGGCGGAGAAATCCGCTTTCAGGGCACCGATCTGCTGCGCCTGAAGCCGTCGAAAATGGCCGATCTGCGCGGTAACCAGTTAGCGATGATCTTTCAGGAGCCGATGACCGCGCTCAATCCGGTGCTGACCATCGGCGAGCAGCTTTGCGAACCGCTGATTCGCCATCGTGGCGAAACCCCCAAAGCGGCCTGGGAGCACGCGACGCAAAGGATTGCCGATGTCGGGTTGGCGCGAGCGGAGAGCCTGATGAACTGCTATCCGCATCAGCTTTCCGGCGGCATGTTGCAGCGCATCATGATTGCCATGGCGCTAAGCTGTCAGCCGAAACTGCTGATTGCCGACGAGCCCACTACGGCGCTGGATGTGACCGTGCAGGCGCAAATCCTGCGCTTACTGCGCGACCAGGCACGGGCGCAGCAGATGGCGCTGATGCTGATCACCCACGATTTGGGCGTTATCGCGCAGATGGCGGAACACATTGTCGTGATGTACGCCGGGCGCATCGTTGAGCAAGGCCCTACTGCTGATGTGCTGCGTAACCCGCTGCACCCTTACACCAAAGGGCTGATCGCGTCGCGTCCTGTTCCCGGCGAGCGCCGACGACGCCTCTATTCGATTCCCGGCCAGGTGCCGGATCTGGCCGAACTGCCGCCGTACTGTGCGTTCTACGATCGCTGTGAACGTGCCACGTCGCAGTGCCGCGCAGGCATTCCGTCGTTGATCGGTCAAACGCGGCAAGCCGCATGTATTCACAGTGAGTTAGCGGAGTCGGTCGCATGAGCCAACAATATGTGATTGAAGTGGATGGTCTGAAAAAGTATTTCCCGCTGCGCGACGGGCTGTTTGGTCAGGAAACCGGTCAACTGCGCGCCGTGGACGGTATCAGTTTTAATATTCGACCCGGCACTATTTTTGGCCTGGTAGGCGAATCCGGCAGCGGTAAAACCACCGTCGGACGCACGCTGCTGGGGCTGTATGACAAAACGGCGGGTAGTGTGAAGTATCGCGGTCAAGTGTTGCAGGATCTGACGCCGAAACAAATGCGCGCGCTGCGCCCGAAAATCCAACTGGTGTTTCAGGATCCGTACAGCTCGCTGAACCCGCGTATTCGCATTGGCGATGCGATTGGCGAAGCGATGCTGGAACACAAGCTGTGCAGCAAAGCGGAACTACGCGATAACGTGCTGAAGGTAATGAAAATCTGTGGCCTGGCGCCGCAACATTACCATCGTTTTCCCCATGAGTTCTCCGGTGGCCAGCGCCAGCGCATCGGCATTGCCCGCGCCCTGATCCTCAACCCGGATTTTATTATCGCCGACGAACCGATCTCGGCGCTGGATGTCTCCATTCAGGCGCAAATCATTAATCTGTTCTCCGACTTGCGCGATGACCATGGCGTCACCTTCCTGTTTATCTCCCACGATCTCGGTGTCGTGGAGCATTTGTGTGATGACGTAGCGGTGATGTACCTGGGGAAACTGGTGGAAACTGCCAGTCGCGATGCGCTGTTCAGTCAGCCGCTGCACCCCTATACCCAGGCGCTGCTCGCGGCGGTGCCAACGCTCGATCCTGAAAGCGAACCCGTGGCGGTGGTGCAGGGGGAAATTCCCGATCCGTCACGCCCGCCCTCCGGTTGCCGTTTCTCTTCCCGCTGCCCGCAGGCAACGGAACGCTGCCGCACTGAAATTCCGGCACTGCGTGAAGTGCACCCTGGCCATCAGGTGGCGTGCCACTGGGTGGCGTCGATGCAATAAAACAGGTAAGCGTAAACCCGGCGCCGTATGTAGCCGTCAGCTCAGTGCTGGTAACGTAGACGTCCATCTGTACAGGTGGATAGTTAAGTATAGGATTCCAATCCTGGTGTAAAGAATCACCTAAAAGAATCACTGAACAAAGGCTACTGCGGTCCTTGCTCCAGACCTCGCCAGGCGTCTTATGCTTTGATGTTGGTGATGGAGTGGTATACGAATAAGATTGCCGATAAAGGCGACTCGGAAAACTAAATGACATTTGTGAATCTAAGCATTAAGGATTTCTGTCACTTCTTTGCGCTTCTCTGTCGCCCGCTCAGGTTTGATGGAAAGCATTAAATTATCTTGCTTTCGGAAATAGACATCCTCAGTCCTCCGGGCTCCTGCCTTGTAAAAAGCTGATTCGACGATGAGCAAACGGTCGCTGACCACCTCAAGCAGGCGACATTCCTTCCTGCCCTCAGTTTTAGTCAGGCGATGGGCCGCGTTCCAGAAACGTGGAGAGGGCGATATAGCTGCGGACGGAACGCACGCCTTCTACGCTCTGAACTTCAATCAGGAAAGTCTCCAGCGATTCGGTATCTGCTGCGCGTATTTTCATCAGCACGCATCCGTCACCTGCGACAGTGTGCAACTCCTCAACTTCATGCCGATGGGTGAACTGCAAAAGTGCGCGCGTGGCTTCATAGCTGCTGGTATCAATCACCAGAAACGTTAATAGCGTGCGGCCCAGCTTGCAGCCATCCAGTACCGCCACCGTGCCTTTTATCACGCCATCACGTTTTAACTTCTTCACGCGATCGTGTACCGCAGGGGCGGAAAGGTTCACGATTTCGCTGAGCTCGGTGTAGCTACGCCCGGCATCTTCTGCCAGCGCACCTAATATTTTTCGGTCAATATTATCTAGATCGGCCGGTTTATGCCGTGTCTGCCTGATACCATTTTTTTCTTTATCTGGTTCGTTCATTTGGTTAACTCTCAGAATAAAACTATGAATATACTTTCCTTCACCTAATTTTATTAATCAATGATCAGTAATGGAGTTGCAATGCCTATCGCACTTTTTGCCCTCGCCGTGGGGGCCTTCGGGATTGGTCTGACGGAATTCGTGATTGCCGGCATTCTCCCTCAGATTGCCCGCGGCTTCGACGTCAGCATCCCTTCGGCTGGATTAATGGCAACGTCTTATGCACTCGGCGTTTTTATCGGGGCACCGCTTATGACAGTGGTGGGGTCTCGCGTACCGCGTAAGACCATGCTGATAGCGCTGGCGGTCATTTTCACTCTTGGTAACATCATCACCGCTATGGCACCTACGCTGTCGGTGGCCGTCGTCGGGCGCGTCATTACCTCCTTCAACCACGGCGCCTTTTTTGGCATTGGGTCGATTATCGCGGCCTCGCTGGTTGCGCCCGGGCGCCAGGCCAGCGCAATTGCCTTGATGTTTTCCGGGTTAACCCTCGCGAATCTGCTTGGCGTGCCCGCTGGCACCTGGCTTGCTCAGGCCTTTAGCTGGCGAATGGTATTCTGGGGAATTGCGGGAATTGGTCTGTTGACGATAGCCAGCATCGCGCTGTTTGTGCCCGACATAAAAAAAGGACCGGGTATTGCGCTGAAGGCTGAACTGCGAGCGTTTGTTGATCCCCAGGTTCTGCTGGTCATGGGGATTACCGTTTTCGGGCCCGCGGCCTTCTTTACCTCTATTACCTATATTGCTCCGATGATGATCGAAGTCGCTGGGTTATCACCCGCTGGCGTCGCGGGGCTGATGGTGCTCTTTGGGCTTGGCCTGGCCGTGGGAAACTGGCTGGGGGGGCGCTTTGCCGATCGCTCGCTGTTTGGCACGCTTTTTATCACGCTGGCCGCACAAGGGGGCGTTCTGCTGGTCTTCTGGGCTGGCGTTGAGAACCCGCTGGTTGCCGGTGTTTGCGTGTTCCTGATGGCGGCATTTGGTTTTGCTACCGTTTCTCCGATTCAGAAACTGGTCATGGACCGTGCCAGCCACGCTGGGGCGCCAACGATGGCGGCCTCTGTCAATATCGGCATGTTTAATCTGGGCAATGCGTTGGGCGCGTGGGCCGGTGGTGCGACCATTGCCGCCGGATTTGGCCTCGTCTCACCGAACTGGGCGGGGGCGATACTGTCCTTTATTGCGCTGGGTCTGGCGCTGCTGGCCTGGCAGTGCGCGCGTAAACCCTATTCGCTGAAGGCGGAATCATGTTAACCACATGGAAGCATCGTCGCTCAGTACACTGAGGAGGATGCGCACCACAAATCACCGCCGCGCATCCGTCGCGGCGGTGAGAGAGACGGTCGTGGCTTACCTTACCACTTCATTTCGTGCGTATTGACCTTCGCACTCAGCTCAAGCGAGCTCTCATCGGCAAGGTTCGGATACGCCGCCTTCATGGCCGCAATCACCTCGGCCGATCCTTTGTGGTCTTTCAGCGCCTGCTCAAAGGTTTGCAGGTAGCGTTGGGTAAAGGTAATGGCCCCATCGTTTGCCGGGCGCTCGCCCAGATAATGCCCCGGAATCACCTGTTGCGGCTTTAGCGCCTGCATTTCGCTCAGCACCTGCATCCAGCCCTGGCGAATCGCCTTCGTCTGGGTATCCGCCGTCCACACATGAATGCCGGAGGCAATACCGGTACCGCCCAGAATGGCTTTGTTCGCCGGGATCCAGACGTACGCGGCATACTCGCCCGCGTGTTTCAGCTCCAGCGGCTCACCGTCTACGGTGAAGCGCGTGGCGTGGGTGGCCTGCGGCACGATAATGCTGTCCGGCTTGCCGTCTTTCATCTGCGGCCCCCAGAACGCCAGCTTAGCGTCCTTCGTCGCTTTGATATGTTCCACCACCGCCGGTGATGCCACCACTTTGGCCTGCGGGAACGCCTTCACCAGCGGCTCAAGGCCAAAATAAAAATCCGGATCGCCGGAGGTAATCACGATTTCTTTGAGCGTTTTGCCGCTGTCTTTGATCATTTTCACCAGTTTTTCACCGTCTTTGACGCTGAACTGAGCATCAAACAGCACCGCTTCTTTTGGACCGGAAACCAGCGTGGACGACACCGGGAAAATGCCTTTTTCCTGCGGGTTATAGACATCAAGGTGCAGCGGGGCGGCAAAGGCCGGCGCGGCGGCCAGCGAGATAATGAGTGAGAGAGGCTTGATATTCATGGTGATCCTTAGTGTCTTATCCGAAGGTTACGGGCTGGCTGAACCGGAATCATTCAGTCAAGCCTGGCACGAAATGCTGTGCTTCATTCTACGGATTTGTACTTCACTAAGAATTCCTGAAACAATACATGCTGAGTTTCATAAAACGATCAAATGGAGATGCAATGGACAGGATCATGGCAGCAATCACCTACAATCGTATTTGCGAGCTTGGTAGCCTGAGCGCGGCGGCGCGTTCGTTGGGCATCTCCCGCCCGATGGTCAGCCGCTATCTTGACGAGATGGAAAAGTGGGCCGGTGCGCGGCTGATTCACCGCTCAACCCGGCGGCTGTCCATTACCCCGGCAGGGGAGAAAACGCTGGAGAAAACGCGCCAGTTGGTGCAGCTGTCTCAGGGGATTGAAGGTGACGCGACGCGCGTCACGCCGTCGGGCACGCTGCGCATCGCCTGCGCCCACTTTACGGCGACGCATTTGCTGGGGCCGGTGATTCCGCCTTTTCTGCGTCAGTATCCCGCGCTGCGTATCGAGGTGGATATCAATAACCATCCCGTCAGCCTGGTGGGCGAGCGCATCGATCTGGCGATTCGGATAACCAATCAGCCTGAACCCGGTGCGATTGCGCGCTATCTGGGGGCCTGCCGGTCCGTCTTGTGTGCCTCACCGGCATACCTGGCTAACAACGGTATCCCCGCCACGCCAGGCGATCTTGCCCAGCATAATTGCCTGCACTACAGCCGTTTTTCCGGGCAGTCCTGGTCCTTTCGCGATCGGCAAAACGGCGTGATGTCGGTGGCGGTGGGGGGCAACTTCAGCGCCGGTATCTCATCACTGCTGTGTGATATGGCAGTTGCGGACGTAGGGCTGGCGATGGTGCCTGAAATTGAAGCGCGAGCGGGGCTGCAAAGTGGAAGGCTGGTGCAGGTGCTGGCGCAGTTTGAACCGCAGCCGCTGGGGATTTATGGGCTCTATCAGTCCCGCGATCATCAGCACGCTGCGCTTGGGCTGTTTCTGGACGCCGTGAAGCAAAGCCTGGGGCTGCCACCCCAATAGACGCGCGGTTACCGCATCTATTGGGGCGACACGCGCCGTTGGCTACAGGACCACCACAATTTTGCTGGGTTCCCGCGCGTTGTCCAGCCATTGGTGCGCCTGCGGAACGTCATCAAATGAACAGACTCGGGTCGCCAGTTTATGCATCTTACCTTTGGCAATATCGCCTGCAATCCGCGCCAGAGGGGAGGCGGTAAGGGGCAGGGCTGGCGTACCAAAGAGCTGGCTCGGGAAGAAGTTCACGCTGACCGCCGGTGGCAAATCGCTCATCAAATTAAACTGGTTGAGTATCGGCGCGCCACCCAGCAGGCCGATGGTGGTCAGATGCCCGAAGGGGCGCAGCGCGCTGGCGGTGTCAGGTAACGTCGACGCGCCAACAATTTCCAGCGCGGCGTCAATCCCCTGGCCGTAGCGTGATTTCAGCTGAGCGCCGATGTTGCCGTCATCAATCACCACTTCGCTCGCCCCGGCCTGCCGTAAAGCGGCGGTATGTTCTGTGCGACGTGTTGTCGCAATCACCGTCAGCCCCGCGTGCTGCGCATAGCTGGTTGCGGCCAGGCCCACCGTGGAGGTTGCACCACGAATAAGCAGCGTCTGCCCAGCCTGGATGTGAAGGCTGTGATCCAGCGCGCCCCATGCGGTTAAAAACGCCTGCGGTAAGGCTGCCAGCTCCGCCCAGCTTAGCGGCGCATCGTCGAGGTCAATAACGTTGCTGCGCAGTACCGTCACTTCTTCGGCATAGCTGCCGTGACGATCGAACTGCATTCCGCCCATCAGCGTGGCGACGCGCTGGCCCGGATGGAAAACGCCGGCCGGGTCTTCAATCACCTCACCAACGGCTTCGATGCCGGGCACGCGGGGGGCATCAATCGGCCCCATTTTCCCGGTGCGCAGGTAGGCTTCCGCTTTGTTGAGGCCAAAAGCGCGTACCCGGATGCGAACCTCATTGGCCTGCGGTTTTACGCTGTCAATGTCGCGCAGCGTTAATACTTCTGGCCCGCCGGTACGTTCAATAACATATGCTTTCATGATGTGCTCCAGTTCGGTGAGTCGGTGAGTCGGAACGGTTATTAACCGTCTGCACAAACAATAGCCTTTCATTAACGATTGCAATATGGCGTTATATGAGAACAAATATTCCATTAATGAGAGGTTGTGAATATGGATTTGAACGCCGTGGAGATGTTTGTGTACGTGGTGCGCGCAGGCAGCCTGAGTAAAGCGGCACAGCAGTCGGGGATCCCGCTGCCCACCTTAAG from Klebsiella sp. WP3-W18-ESBL-02 includes the following:
- a CDS encoding glycosyltransferase family 2 protein, with product MEIIRCYIKISLNKSNPNVLCLLPVRNGEQHLLSYFENVRQFTNGIIALDDGSIDGTIKLLNEEPLVLEVISHPKRDSYAGRDDSYNRQKLLNASAKYKPKWILWLDADELIAPCDIPLVHKLIDDIAVSGNAYAFEVLRMVVDLEHFDLHKLWVYRFFHYQKEQYLPQSRLHFDPIPTDIPETHQFRTIIRILHKGSMTADDRRLRFRKYKEADPKLVWQSSYINLLKPTGYLWKLRPYITEEILILP
- a CDS encoding type 1 glutamine amidotransferase; translation: MRVHFIVHESFEAPGAYETWATNRGHDVTYSRVYAGDELPAGTEDIDFLIVMGGPQDPVTTLEECPHFNSKGEQALIASAVQTGKAVIGICLGSQLIGEALDAPFAHSPEKEIGKFPITLTEDGCKDEMFSHFTKILEVGHWHNDMPGLTPEAKIIAFSEGCPRQIVSYSDRVFGFQCHMELTLEVVELLIAHSEKDLSCAAKYRFVNTPEQLRTHDYSEMNQVLFGFLDKLEAHYKSVQK
- a CDS encoding AraC family transcriptional regulator, translated to MPGSIDKAPRHDEETGWSSTAISYQRGEADPPHHHVEGQLLFASRGVMLVETEGDRWVIPPQRALWLPPLHIHSYNLLSQTDLRAVYFSSSLIAECTNFTKSNQVHVITATALVKELIAGLFSEDYHRPSQRKMALLLLEILSEAPPLTTELPMPHDERLFSAARELLVNQRWEASLSELAFIAAMSERTFSRLFIKDTGFSYRTWKQRARICASLDLLANGIPIKQVAYQLGFSCPASFTAAFRFILGSTPRDFLP
- a CDS encoding ABC transporter substrate-binding protein, encoding MVAFSSASFAEAVLKEGITPATDASQIPAAAKLRKDTVVAGISEPQGIFNPYFFVNGWDENVTNVIFSRLIDWDSHGNLVPGLAESWKVSPDNKVYTIKLRPNLTFSDGSPLTAEDVVFTLTVLYDPKYDGDTDITLANIVGGAEYKAGTADSVSGLKAIDPLTVQVTTTQPGATTLAKIGGPILSKAYYGKEYQRGNLDYLRTLHGKPLGNGPYVYEKYIPGQEIRFHANTHFYRGTPPTPRFIYRVTNPSTNFQLFQTGETDYDAFTSRPDDIEQLKLLGFANINLYGSSDYSKVEFNVHRPALQDVKVRQALIYGLDRQKLIDVVYQGYGKVAIEPIAPISWAYNTDGVNPYKFDPAQAKKLLDEAGWKTGPDGIRVKEGKRLELTLLVSKKVLNDALIPIAKENWQQIGVLLKPQVVDFNALMAQRKAGNYDLASFSTSTLNDPHDGVWDYYSTEAKESGYNNPQVDKLINEGNAVLDVEKRKPIYHQLYKVLADDPPAILLGNRAILSASSARVTGFKPDIYNGLTGSLPDVKVVK
- a CDS encoding ABC transporter permease, encoding MRNFILRRLLQTLPMLLLASLIIFMLFAKTPGDFIDGNITLTVARAAELKAIYGLDQPLFTRYLHWLGQLLRGDLGFSLQYQIPVSQLLNQYIWNSFLLASVALVFYWGIGLAVGIASALKPNSLFDHLVSVAVFAAMSFPTFFLCLLLIKWFAVDLHWLPVGGMTNTGSDDSGWAWVMQVAAHLVLPVMALVMLQAGSLTRYFRASMLDVVKMDFIRTARAKGLRERTVIFKHALRNALLPIITLLGFELPGLFSGAIITEKVFNWPGAGHIHIDSLAARDYPVLMGFTLFLAVLTIIGNLIADVLYAWADPRIRVRS
- the opp4C gene encoding oligopeptide ABC transporter permease; the encoded protein is MLGSLFSTNRRLRKAEIPALAQATPSPWRQAWKALRHNHLAMLCLVLLGVMTLWCVLGPLWSPWKDDVTDALMINKPPGAAHWLGTDFLGRDIYTRLLLAGRISLIIGLLTMLLSVALGYLLGAVSGYVGGWTDKLIMRLADLVMTIPSLPLLIVAGAMLSELDFSSDSRIYMVVVMLSLLEWPKLARLVRGQILSLRERDFMLATQVLGLSSRRRLFGHLLPNTIPILVVMATMAVANAILMESALSYLGLGVVPPTPSWGNMMDAANSLIDFQRRPWLWMPPGIAIFLTVIAINVLGDGLRDALDPKMKRSLK